A section of the Castanea sativa cultivar Marrone di Chiusa Pesio chromosome 12, ASM4071231v1 genome encodes:
- the LOC142618785 gene encoding ATP-dependent DNA helicase SRS2-like protein At4g25120 isoform X2: MSKENADPIPNVPKITVTEEERARISRNFRAAKALLARKRPRLHHHASPSFPHKVGDTNGIQTSIKRVPLAELQPNTPSLSFVKSKVCENISSSRSGGLTVDRKELVDYSSSARATGAPLENDCTLDSYRTPMKQQECFDLIDSVSMTSTLDDDFDESILEEIDALCEQKSAAKAEGQVLSCDIDPGSHHDGNSNGGLSASLESVTGYESVKMEGALDSESDLDPTTKGSETSQTIETGNMPEEYSKYLQSLNDRQREAACNDISVPLMIVAGPGSGKTSTMVGRVLMLLKEGISPSNILAMTFTTAAASEMRDRIGAVAGKATAKELTISTFHSFSLQLCRLHAEKLGRTSEFLIYGHGQQRRAIIEAVRLLENGKSRQNHNASILGEDSNDITSLQLFKDKSKKWLKFVAQAKASGKTPEECCKMGDEMGGAILGNYNDILKSCDALDYHDLISCSVKLLTDFPEVFKESQDSWKAIVIDEFQDTSSMQYDFLRILASHNHITIVGDDDQSIFSFNGADISGFDSFRKDFPNYKEIRLNKNYRSTRCIVEAASSLIQNNIKRCQLKDVLTDNSSGSKIIIKECHNESAQCAFVVDKILETASNGSAANCSYGNIAILYRRQVSGKVFQMAFRERKIPFNVHGVAFYRKKVVKAIIAMLQTTLPACDDGPYRRVFKALLPFEKEEKKRVIDYIDKISTIRKCSFILAASDIFSAKISGTFKRSQLTQGRRVLSTLEMISKLVNREQSISAIITSVANMVPQKYLLEQRAVIDVDGGKLLNEDNDIRSVLQYLLDDVSEFLSTKFVAVEGDAKVAAEGKGCLNVLKAFIEFISERERENFRSRRHDNEKSITLTTIHQSKGLEWDVVFIVKANESEIPLLHEFNGVAKENGNLIEEERRLLYVAMTRARKKLFILYVTMDSNWQMLQPSRFLKEIPDHLREVQAEVSVQELQTKQQHIPNRIAQFSVDVPREKELSEVDVPNDFLKTCIHKASEDLTDPLEASNGNGFLRRFNVEDRSVVSHIFHQWAKKKAFQDPKRLLDKVGFVIDERLRAKKNKHKDVLSALKSCLSCDEASQYAEYVLRWEQIPADQRAHMMREKQEHFQKLRIENSMGSSAATSKQISYLQSLGCTVTPTSRLHASRLIEQYKSL, encoded by the exons ATGTCAAAGGAAAACGCTGATCCAATTCCAAATGTCCCCAAAATCACAGTCACAGAGGAAGAAAGAGCTCGAATTTCTCGCAACTTCCGAGCCGCTAAGGCTCTTCTTGCTCGCAAACGCCCTCGCCTCCATCACCATGCCTCCCCCAGTTTTCCTCACAA AGTTGGGGATACAAATGGAATTCAAACCAGCATCAAGAGAGTTCCTCTTGCGGAGCTACAGCCAAACACGCCATCCCTGTCTTTTGTGAAGTCAAAAGTTTGTGAAAATATAAGCAGTTCGCGTTCCGGGGGCTTAACTGTTGATCGAAAAGAATTAGTTGATTATAGCTCTAGTGCAAGGGCAACTGGTGCTCCTTTAGAGAATGACTGCACGTTGGATTCTTATAGAACTCCTATGAAACAACAAGAATGTTTTGATTTAATTGATTCGGTTTCGATGACTAGCACTCTAGATGATGATTTTGATGAGTCGATTTTGGAAGAAATTGATGCTTTGTGCGAGCAGAAATCTGCTGCAAAAGCAGAAGGGCAGGTTCTAAGTTGTGACATTGACCCGGGTAGTCATCATGATGGTAATAGTAATGGTGGTCTTAGTGCCAGTTTGGAGTCTGTCACTGGGTATGAGAGTGTAAAAATGGAAGGGGCATTGGACTCCGAGAGTGATTTAGACCCTACAACAAAAGGGTCAGAAACTTCTCAGACTATAGAGACTGGGAACATGCCGGAGGAGTACTCAAAATACTTGCAGTCTCTGAATGATCGACAGCGTGAAGCAGCTTGTAATGATATTTCAGTCCCTTTGATGATTGTTGCTGGTCCAGGAAGTGGAAAG ACTTCTACAATGGTTGGGCGTGTGTTAATGCTGCTTAAGGAG GGAATTAGCCCGTCAAACATCCTGGCGATGACTTTCACTACAGCAGCAGCTTCTGAGATGAGAGATCGCATTGGAGCAGTGGCTGGAAAGGCAACAGCCAAGGAGCTCACAATCAGCACTTTCCATTCATTTTCCTTGCAACTATGTCGTTTACATGCTGAGAA GTTAGGGCGCACATCAGAATTCTTAATATATGGGCATGGCCAGCAGAGAAGAGCAATCATTGAGGCTGTGCGGCTGTTAGAAAATGGGAAGAGCAGACAAAATCATAATGCTTCCATACTTGGTGAAGATTCTAATGATATAACGTCTCTGCAACTTTTTAAGGATAAGTCAAAGAAATGGCTGAAGTTTGTGGCTCAG GCTAAAGCTTCTGGAAAGACTCCTGAAGAATGCTGTAAAATGGGTGATGAAATGGGA GGTGCAATCCTTGGGAACTACAATGACATATTAAAATCTTGTGACGCTCTGGATTACCATGACTTAATCAGCTGTTCTGTAAAGCTGCTTACTGATTTTCCTGAAG TCTTCAAGGAGTCTCAGGATTCATGGAAAGCCATTGTAATAGATGAGTTTCAAGATACAAGTTCCATGCAATATGATTTTCTGCGGATTCTTGCTTCTCATAACCACATAACTATTGTTGGTGATGATGATCAG TCCATATTTAGTTTCAATGGAGCTGACATTTCTGGATTTGATTCATTTCGCAAAGATTTTCCAAACTACAAAGAG ATCAGACTAAATAAAAACTATCGATCCACACGCTGTATTGTTGAGGCTGCATCTTCTCttatacaaaataatataaagcgATGCCAGTTAAAAGATGTTCTTACTGATAATTCTTCTGGATCTAAG ATAATCATAAAAGAATGTCACAATGAGAGTGCGCAGTGTGCATTTGTTGTTGACAAGATCTTGGAAACTGCTTCTAATGGTTCTGCTGCTAACTGCTCATATGGAAACATTGCAATTCTTTACCGGAGGCAG GTATCGGGAAAAGTCTTCCAAATGGCCTTCCGTGAAAGGAAAATACCTTTCAATGTGCACGGTGTAGCATTCTATAGGAAAAAG GTAGTCAAAGCCATTATTGCCATGCTTCAAACAACATTGCCTGCTTGTGATGATGGCCCATACCGTCGGGTCTTCAAGGCTTTACTTCCTTTTGAgaaggaggaaaagaagagg GTAATAGACTATATCGACAAAATTTCAACTATTAGAAAATGCAGCTTTATATTAGCTGCCTCGGACATCTTTAGTGCCAAGATTTCTGGTACCTTCAAGAG GAGTCAGCTTACCCAAGGACGCAGAGTATTGTCGACACTAGAGATGATATCAAAACTTGTAAACAGG GAACAATCAATTTCAGCTATCATAACCTCAGTGGCAAACATGGTGCCTCAG aaatacctTCTTGAGCAACGGGCAGTTATTGATGTTGATGGAGGAAAATTGTTGAATGAAGACAATGACATCAGATCT GTTCTTCAGTACTTACTGGATGATGTCTCTGAATTTTTGTCAACTAAATTTGTTGCTGTAGAAGGGGATGCTAAAGTTGCAGCAGAAGGGAAAGGTTGTCTTAATGTGCTCAAAgcttttattgaatttatatctGAGcgtgagagagaaaattttcgTTCCCGGAGACATGATAATGAAAAATCCATCACCTTGACTACCATTCATCAG tCAAAAGGCTTAGAATGGGATGTTGTTTTCATAGTTAAG GCAAATGAATCTGAAATTCCTCTGTTGCATGAATTTAATGGTGTTGCAAAGGAAAACGGGAACTTAATTGAG GAGGAAAGGCGCCTGTTATATGTTGCAATGACTCGTGCTCGGAAGAAGCTTTTCATTCTATATGTCACGATGGACTCTAATTGGCAG ATGCTTCAACCATCAAGATTTCTTAAAGAAATTCCAGATCATCTTCGAGAGGTTCAG GCTGAAGTTAGTGTACAAGAGTTGCAAACAAAGCAGCAACACATTCCAAATAGAATTGCTCAGTTTTCTGTTGATGTGCCAAGAGAAAAGGAACTTTCTGAAGTAGATGTCCCGAATGATTTCCTAAAAACTTGTATTCATAAGGCTTCTGAAGATCTGACAGACCCATTGGAGGCTAGCAATGGAAATGGTTTCTTAAGAAG ATTCAATGTGGAGGATAGATCAGTTGTTTCTCACATATTTCATCAATGGGCAAAGAAGAAAGCATTTCAAGATCCCAAGAGGCTGCTTGACAAG GTTGGCTTTGTAATTGATGAACGCCTTAGAGCcaagaaaaacaaacacaag gATGTTTTGAGTGCACTGAAGTCTTGCTTGAGCTGTGATGAAGCATCTCAATATGCAGAATAT GTTTTGAGATGGGAGCAAATTCCTGCTGATCAACGAGCCCATATGATGCGGGAAAAGCAG
- the LOC142618785 gene encoding ATP-dependent DNA helicase SRS2-like protein At4g25120 isoform X1, with product MSKENADPIPNVPKITVTEEERARISRNFRAAKALLARKRPRLHHHASPSFPHKFDHSGSRVGDTNGIQTSIKRVPLAELQPNTPSLSFVKSKVCENISSSRSGGLTVDRKELVDYSSSARATGAPLENDCTLDSYRTPMKQQECFDLIDSVSMTSTLDDDFDESILEEIDALCEQKSAAKAEGQVLSCDIDPGSHHDGNSNGGLSASLESVTGYESVKMEGALDSESDLDPTTKGSETSQTIETGNMPEEYSKYLQSLNDRQREAACNDISVPLMIVAGPGSGKTSTMVGRVLMLLKEGISPSNILAMTFTTAAASEMRDRIGAVAGKATAKELTISTFHSFSLQLCRLHAEKLGRTSEFLIYGHGQQRRAIIEAVRLLENGKSRQNHNASILGEDSNDITSLQLFKDKSKKWLKFVAQAKASGKTPEECCKMGDEMGGAILGNYNDILKSCDALDYHDLISCSVKLLTDFPEVFKESQDSWKAIVIDEFQDTSSMQYDFLRILASHNHITIVGDDDQSIFSFNGADISGFDSFRKDFPNYKEIRLNKNYRSTRCIVEAASSLIQNNIKRCQLKDVLTDNSSGSKIIIKECHNESAQCAFVVDKILETASNGSAANCSYGNIAILYRRQVSGKVFQMAFRERKIPFNVHGVAFYRKKVVKAIIAMLQTTLPACDDGPYRRVFKALLPFEKEEKKRVIDYIDKISTIRKCSFILAASDIFSAKISGTFKRSQLTQGRRVLSTLEMISKLVNREQSISAIITSVANMVPQKYLLEQRAVIDVDGGKLLNEDNDIRSVLQYLLDDVSEFLSTKFVAVEGDAKVAAEGKGCLNVLKAFIEFISERERENFRSRRHDNEKSITLTTIHQSKGLEWDVVFIVKANESEIPLLHEFNGVAKENGNLIEEERRLLYVAMTRARKKLFILYVTMDSNWQMLQPSRFLKEIPDHLREVQAEVSVQELQTKQQHIPNRIAQFSVDVPREKELSEVDVPNDFLKTCIHKASEDLTDPLEASNGNGFLRRFNVEDRSVVSHIFHQWAKKKAFQDPKRLLDKVGFVIDERLRAKKNKHKDVLSALKSCLSCDEASQYAEYVLRWEQIPADQRAHMMREKQEHFQKLRIENSMGSSAATSKQISYLQSLGCTVTPTSRLHASRLIEQYKSL from the exons ATGTCAAAGGAAAACGCTGATCCAATTCCAAATGTCCCCAAAATCACAGTCACAGAGGAAGAAAGAGCTCGAATTTCTCGCAACTTCCGAGCCGCTAAGGCTCTTCTTGCTCGCAAACGCCCTCGCCTCCATCACCATGCCTCCCCCAGTTTTCCTCACAA ATTTGATCATTCTGGTTCCAGAGTTGGGGATACAAATGGAATTCAAACCAGCATCAAGAGAGTTCCTCTTGCGGAGCTACAGCCAAACACGCCATCCCTGTCTTTTGTGAAGTCAAAAGTTTGTGAAAATATAAGCAGTTCGCGTTCCGGGGGCTTAACTGTTGATCGAAAAGAATTAGTTGATTATAGCTCTAGTGCAAGGGCAACTGGTGCTCCTTTAGAGAATGACTGCACGTTGGATTCTTATAGAACTCCTATGAAACAACAAGAATGTTTTGATTTAATTGATTCGGTTTCGATGACTAGCACTCTAGATGATGATTTTGATGAGTCGATTTTGGAAGAAATTGATGCTTTGTGCGAGCAGAAATCTGCTGCAAAAGCAGAAGGGCAGGTTCTAAGTTGTGACATTGACCCGGGTAGTCATCATGATGGTAATAGTAATGGTGGTCTTAGTGCCAGTTTGGAGTCTGTCACTGGGTATGAGAGTGTAAAAATGGAAGGGGCATTGGACTCCGAGAGTGATTTAGACCCTACAACAAAAGGGTCAGAAACTTCTCAGACTATAGAGACTGGGAACATGCCGGAGGAGTACTCAAAATACTTGCAGTCTCTGAATGATCGACAGCGTGAAGCAGCTTGTAATGATATTTCAGTCCCTTTGATGATTGTTGCTGGTCCAGGAAGTGGAAAG ACTTCTACAATGGTTGGGCGTGTGTTAATGCTGCTTAAGGAG GGAATTAGCCCGTCAAACATCCTGGCGATGACTTTCACTACAGCAGCAGCTTCTGAGATGAGAGATCGCATTGGAGCAGTGGCTGGAAAGGCAACAGCCAAGGAGCTCACAATCAGCACTTTCCATTCATTTTCCTTGCAACTATGTCGTTTACATGCTGAGAA GTTAGGGCGCACATCAGAATTCTTAATATATGGGCATGGCCAGCAGAGAAGAGCAATCATTGAGGCTGTGCGGCTGTTAGAAAATGGGAAGAGCAGACAAAATCATAATGCTTCCATACTTGGTGAAGATTCTAATGATATAACGTCTCTGCAACTTTTTAAGGATAAGTCAAAGAAATGGCTGAAGTTTGTGGCTCAG GCTAAAGCTTCTGGAAAGACTCCTGAAGAATGCTGTAAAATGGGTGATGAAATGGGA GGTGCAATCCTTGGGAACTACAATGACATATTAAAATCTTGTGACGCTCTGGATTACCATGACTTAATCAGCTGTTCTGTAAAGCTGCTTACTGATTTTCCTGAAG TCTTCAAGGAGTCTCAGGATTCATGGAAAGCCATTGTAATAGATGAGTTTCAAGATACAAGTTCCATGCAATATGATTTTCTGCGGATTCTTGCTTCTCATAACCACATAACTATTGTTGGTGATGATGATCAG TCCATATTTAGTTTCAATGGAGCTGACATTTCTGGATTTGATTCATTTCGCAAAGATTTTCCAAACTACAAAGAG ATCAGACTAAATAAAAACTATCGATCCACACGCTGTATTGTTGAGGCTGCATCTTCTCttatacaaaataatataaagcgATGCCAGTTAAAAGATGTTCTTACTGATAATTCTTCTGGATCTAAG ATAATCATAAAAGAATGTCACAATGAGAGTGCGCAGTGTGCATTTGTTGTTGACAAGATCTTGGAAACTGCTTCTAATGGTTCTGCTGCTAACTGCTCATATGGAAACATTGCAATTCTTTACCGGAGGCAG GTATCGGGAAAAGTCTTCCAAATGGCCTTCCGTGAAAGGAAAATACCTTTCAATGTGCACGGTGTAGCATTCTATAGGAAAAAG GTAGTCAAAGCCATTATTGCCATGCTTCAAACAACATTGCCTGCTTGTGATGATGGCCCATACCGTCGGGTCTTCAAGGCTTTACTTCCTTTTGAgaaggaggaaaagaagagg GTAATAGACTATATCGACAAAATTTCAACTATTAGAAAATGCAGCTTTATATTAGCTGCCTCGGACATCTTTAGTGCCAAGATTTCTGGTACCTTCAAGAG GAGTCAGCTTACCCAAGGACGCAGAGTATTGTCGACACTAGAGATGATATCAAAACTTGTAAACAGG GAACAATCAATTTCAGCTATCATAACCTCAGTGGCAAACATGGTGCCTCAG aaatacctTCTTGAGCAACGGGCAGTTATTGATGTTGATGGAGGAAAATTGTTGAATGAAGACAATGACATCAGATCT GTTCTTCAGTACTTACTGGATGATGTCTCTGAATTTTTGTCAACTAAATTTGTTGCTGTAGAAGGGGATGCTAAAGTTGCAGCAGAAGGGAAAGGTTGTCTTAATGTGCTCAAAgcttttattgaatttatatctGAGcgtgagagagaaaattttcgTTCCCGGAGACATGATAATGAAAAATCCATCACCTTGACTACCATTCATCAG tCAAAAGGCTTAGAATGGGATGTTGTTTTCATAGTTAAG GCAAATGAATCTGAAATTCCTCTGTTGCATGAATTTAATGGTGTTGCAAAGGAAAACGGGAACTTAATTGAG GAGGAAAGGCGCCTGTTATATGTTGCAATGACTCGTGCTCGGAAGAAGCTTTTCATTCTATATGTCACGATGGACTCTAATTGGCAG ATGCTTCAACCATCAAGATTTCTTAAAGAAATTCCAGATCATCTTCGAGAGGTTCAG GCTGAAGTTAGTGTACAAGAGTTGCAAACAAAGCAGCAACACATTCCAAATAGAATTGCTCAGTTTTCTGTTGATGTGCCAAGAGAAAAGGAACTTTCTGAAGTAGATGTCCCGAATGATTTCCTAAAAACTTGTATTCATAAGGCTTCTGAAGATCTGACAGACCCATTGGAGGCTAGCAATGGAAATGGTTTCTTAAGAAG ATTCAATGTGGAGGATAGATCAGTTGTTTCTCACATATTTCATCAATGGGCAAAGAAGAAAGCATTTCAAGATCCCAAGAGGCTGCTTGACAAG GTTGGCTTTGTAATTGATGAACGCCTTAGAGCcaagaaaaacaaacacaag gATGTTTTGAGTGCACTGAAGTCTTGCTTGAGCTGTGATGAAGCATCTCAATATGCAGAATAT GTTTTGAGATGGGAGCAAATTCCTGCTGATCAACGAGCCCATATGATGCGGGAAAAGCAG